The region GGATGGCATGCAGCATCTGCTGTCGCGGGCGGTGTGGGATGCCGATGCCGTGCGTGATGACATCCGCCGGATCGCGGTCCAGCGTTTGGGAACCAGCGAGGCGATGCTGGTGGTCGATGAGACCGGTGACCTGAAGAAGGGCACGAAAACCGTTGGTGTGCAACGTCAATACGCCGGTACGGCGGGGCGGATCGAGAACGCGCAGGTGGGGGTGTTCGTCACGTATGCGTCCACGGCCGGGCACACGTTGGTCGACCGGGAGCTCTACCTACCGCAGAGCTGGACCGGTGATCCTGCCAGGTGCGCCGCGGCCGGGGTTCCGGCCGGCACCACGTTCGCCACGAAACCGCAGCTGGCTACACGAATGATCGGCCGTGCGCTGGATGCCGGGGTCGCCGCCCGCTGGGTGGCCGGTGACGAGGTCTATGGCGCCGATCCCCGGCTGCGCGCCGAACTGGAGGCCCGCGAGGTGGGTTATGTGCTCGCCGTCGCCTGCGATGCGCCGATCACCACAGCGGCGGGAACGTTGCGGGCCGATGCCGTGGCCGGAATGGTGCCGAGCAGGGCGTGGCAACGCATTTCATGCGGAACCGGCGCGAAGGGACACCGGTACTACGACTGGGCCTGGGTTGATATCCACGCCCCTGATCCGGGCGGACACCGGTGGTTGCTCCTCCGCCGTCACCGGCGCACCGGCGAGCTGGCCTTCTACCGCTGCCATCACCCGCACCCGGTTTCCCTGGACACGTTGGTGCGCGTGGCGGGCCGACGCTGGACGATCGAGCAGTCGTTTCAGACTGCGAAGGGCCAAACCGGGCTGGACCAGCACCAGGTCCGCACCTGGAC is a window of Saccharopolyspora phatthalungensis DNA encoding:
- a CDS encoding IS701 family transposase; the encoded protein is MAGVAGRFTRVELRRRVRAFVLGLLSDLPRKNCWGIAEHAGDVTPDGMQHLLSRAVWDADAVRDDIRRIAVQRLGTSEAMLVVDETGDLKKGTKTVGVQRQYAGTAGRIENAQVGVFVTYASTAGHTLVDRELYLPQSWTGDPARCAAAGVPAGTTFATKPQLATRMIGRALDAGVAARWVAGDEVYGADPRLRAELEAREVGYVLAVACDAPITTAAGTLRADAVAGMVPSRAWQRISCGTGAKGHRYYDWAWVDIHAPDPGGHRWLLLRRHRRTGELAFYRCHHPHPVSLDTLVRVAGRRWTIEQSFQTAKGQTGLDQHQVRTWTSWYRWITLVLLAHLFLAILTATARVGPAGMIPLTLNEIRHLFNALIIEPARSTINHLQWSHWRRRHQYRARQAHYQRQQRHEP